The following are encoded in a window of Catellicoccus marimammalium M35/04/3 genomic DNA:
- the yidA gene encoding sugar-phosphatase, which yields MIKLIAIDIDGTLLNEHHQLADEVKLALQKKAKEGVKIVLCTGRPILGVQNYLDELGFTGEDDYVITFNGALAQKVKSKEILAHHTLTIADYYKMERLALELGVHMHTETTEAMYTSNKDISKYTVIESGMTNMPLHYCTAEEMDRDMIISKMMFIDDPAILDAAIPHIPEKYLEEYEFVKSMDFFLEILNKKATKGNALKDLAEQLGIQREEVMAIGDNMNDMTMIEYAGVGVAMGNAVPELKAVADQVTKTNAENGVAYAVETWA from the coding sequence ATGATCAAATTAATCGCAATTGATATTGATGGCACATTGTTAAATGAGCATCATCAATTAGCTGACGAAGTCAAACTGGCTTTGCAAAAAAAAGCAAAGGAAGGAGTTAAAATTGTTCTTTGTACTGGACGTCCAATCTTAGGAGTACAAAATTATTTAGACGAATTAGGCTTCACAGGCGAAGATGATTATGTGATTACTTTCAATGGTGCTTTAGCGCAAAAAGTAAAATCAAAAGAAATTTTAGCGCATCATACATTGACAATTGCTGATTACTATAAAATGGAACGTTTAGCATTAGAACTTGGAGTTCATATGCACACAGAGACAACAGAAGCAATGTATACGTCCAACAAAGATATTAGCAAATACACAGTAATAGAAAGTGGAATGACAAACATGCCTCTTCACTATTGCACAGCGGAAGAGATGGATCGTGACATGATTATTAGTAAAATGATGTTTATTGATGATCCTGCAATTTTAGATGCCGCAATTCCACATATTCCAGAAAAATATTTAGAAGAATATGAATTTGTTAAAAGTATGGATTTCTTCTTAGAAATTTTAAACAAAAAAGCGACAAAAGGAAATGCATTGAAAGACTTAGCAGAACAATTAGGAATTCAGCGTGAAGAAGTCATGGCTATTGGAGACAACATGAATGATATGACCATGATTGAATATGCTGGAGTGGGAGTCGCTATGGGAAATGCAGTTCCCGAATTAAAAGCTGTTGCCGATCAAGTAACAAAAACAAATGCTGAAAATGGAGTTGCTTACGCTGTAGAAACTTGGGCATAA
- a CDS encoding HD domain-containing protein has translation MEKVFRDPIHGYIYIQDQIILDLINTKEFQRLRRIKQLGTTSFTFHGAEHSRFGHCLGVYEITRQICDQFQRNYPKEIYGKDGWDDSERLVTLCAALLHDIGHGAYSHTFEHLFDTNHEQIGIEIILSPTTEIHQVLTQVSPDFPEKVAAVIAKKYPNPQVVQMISSQADADRMDYLRRDAYYTGVEYGNYDLTRMLRVMRPYAKGICFKEEGMHAIEDYIVSRYQMFMQVYFHPVSRGMEVILQRLLERARDLYDQDSHYFKQHCELLVPFFSQRYTLEDYLALTDDVLLTYFQLWTKAKDPILSDLACRFINRKPFKSIPLPSQLDQRKLRGAKVILQKIGYNPTYYSGLNDASDLPYDIYRSRIHHPRTQIELMRHDGSFFELSTKSEIVKALSGETIIDRRFYFPREMVKPTQTLEQNSEILRFQQWIQQTLDRNVTKL, from the coding sequence ATGGAAAAAGTATTTCGTGATCCCATCCATGGGTACATTTATATTCAAGATCAAATTATTTTAGATTTAATCAACACAAAAGAATTTCAGCGACTACGCCGCATTAAACAATTAGGAACAACCTCTTTTACTTTCCATGGTGCGGAGCATTCCCGCTTTGGTCATTGTTTAGGAGTTTATGAAATTACTCGCCAAATTTGTGACCAATTCCAACGCAACTATCCAAAAGAAATTTATGGTAAAGATGGTTGGGATGATTCTGAGCGTTTAGTTACGCTATGTGCTGCTTTATTACATGATATTGGGCATGGTGCCTATTCTCACACTTTTGAGCATCTTTTTGATACCAATCACGAACAAATTGGGATTGAAATTATCTTGTCACCCACAACAGAAATTCATCAAGTATTAACTCAGGTTAGCCCTGACTTTCCAGAAAAAGTAGCAGCAGTGATTGCTAAAAAATATCCAAATCCACAAGTAGTCCAAATGATTTCCAGTCAAGCTGATGCAGACCGTATGGATTATTTACGTCGTGATGCTTATTACACAGGAGTAGAATATGGAAATTACGATTTAACACGTATGCTTCGCGTTATGCGTCCTTATGCTAAAGGAATTTGCTTCAAAGAAGAAGGAATGCATGCCATTGAAGATTACATCGTAAGTCGCTACCAAATGTTTATGCAAGTTTATTTCCATCCCGTTTCTCGTGGAATGGAAGTGATCCTCCAACGTTTATTAGAACGTGCCCGTGATTTATATGACCAAGATAGTCATTACTTTAAACAACATTGTGAGCTACTCGTTCCTTTCTTTTCTCAACGCTATACGTTAGAAGATTATTTAGCACTGACAGATGATGTACTTTTAACTTATTTCCAACTTTGGACCAAAGCCAAAGATCCTATTTTATCAGATTTAGCTTGTCGCTTTATCAATCGAAAACCATTTAAATCGATTCCACTTCCTAGCCAATTAGACCAAAGAAAATTACGTGGAGCAAAAGTCATTTTACAAAAAATAGGATACAACCCTACCTATTATTCAGGTTTAAATGATGCGAGCGACTTGCCTTATGATATTTATCGCTCTCGAATTCATCATCCAAGAACACAAATTGAATTAATGCGTCATGATGGTTCTTTCTTTGAATTATCTACAAAAAGTGAAATTGTTAAAGCTTTATCTGGAGAAACGATTATTGACCGTCGCTTCTATTTTCCAAGAGAGATGGTCAAACCTACACAAACATTAGAACAAAATTCTGAAATCTTACGTTTCCAACAGTGGATTCAACAAACTCTTGACCGAAATGTCACTAAACTATAA
- a CDS encoding lipoyl protein ligase domain-containing protein yields MYYTKVNDAFLDTELMLHYVAEKKTPFLHEWTSAPTCILGQEDTQLNHFSERCATLQDYDLFVRSSGGRAVISEPGVLNLSLFLPDTPSIDTAYEQLYLCIQKNCNLPLLAGEVINSYCPGNYDIHYQGKKIAGMSQKRGQGATVVMAYISLYGNQQKRGEDLQHFYSLAEDPKALTIHPETMASLSDWQESWKYDYAYPFIDLTDFQSWVDAHPTIRNNIQKRLDFRQRQVGDFYGKSIS; encoded by the coding sequence ATGTACTATACGAAGGTGAACGATGCCTTTTTAGATACAGAACTAATGTTACACTATGTAGCAGAAAAAAAGACTCCTTTTTTACATGAATGGACGAGTGCGCCAACATGTATTCTAGGACAAGAAGATACACAATTGAATCATTTTTCCGAACGTTGTGCTACGCTTCAAGATTATGATTTATTTGTTCGTTCTTCTGGTGGACGTGCAGTGATTAGCGAGCCTGGAGTATTGAATTTATCTTTATTTTTACCTGATACTCCATCCATTGATACTGCTTATGAGCAATTGTATCTTTGTATTCAAAAAAATTGTAACCTTCCTTTACTTGCAGGAGAAGTTATAAATTCTTATTGCCCTGGAAATTATGACATTCATTATCAAGGAAAAAAAATTGCAGGGATGAGTCAAAAGCGTGGTCAAGGAGCTACAGTAGTAATGGCTTATATTAGTTTATATGGAAATCAACAAAAGCGAGGAGAAGATTTACAACATTTCTATTCTCTAGCTGAAGACCCAAAAGCATTGACCATTCATCCAGAAACGATGGCATCTCTAAGTGATTGGCAAGAATCATGGAAATATGATTATGCTTATCCTTTCATTGACTTAACAGATTTCCAATCTTGGGTGGATGCTCATCCAACGATTCGTAATAATATTCAAAAACGTCTTGATTTTCGACAAAGACAAGTAGGTGATTTTTATGGAAAAAGTATTTCGTGA
- the rpoE gene encoding DNA-directed RNA polymerase subunit delta, whose amino-acid sequence MELTVFGNTPKEELSMIEVAKAILQETKSEIELNQLFNEVQEFLELSNQEMRENLSQFYTDLNIDGSFISLGENRWGLREWYPIDSIDEEVSHTSEDEEEMPRKKVSHKVNAFMDNDENAIDYSNDDPEDNDLVLHNNEDDLYDDEHHNEEISDYDNELSEMDEDSIPEGIEEELTVVDHEDMDGSLR is encoded by the coding sequence ATGGAATTAACTGTATTTGGAAATACACCTAAAGAAGAATTATCAATGATTGAAGTTGCAAAAGCAATTTTACAAGAAACAAAATCAGAAATCGAACTAAATCAACTTTTTAATGAAGTACAAGAATTTTTAGAATTAAGCAATCAAGAAATGCGCGAAAATCTTTCTCAATTTTATACTGATTTAAATATTGATGGTAGTTTTATTTCTTTAGGAGAAAATCGCTGGGGCTTACGTGAATGGTATCCAATTGATTCCATCGATGAAGAAGTTTCTCATACAAGTGAAGACGAAGAAGAAATGCCACGTAAGAAAGTATCTCATAAAGTAAATGCCTTTATGGATAACGATGAAAATGCAATTGATTATAGTAATGACGATCCAGAAGATAATGATTTAGTTTTACATAATAACGAAGATGATTTATATGATGACGAACATCATAATGAAGAAATTTCAGACTATGATAATGAGTTATCAGAAATGGATGAAGACAGCATCCCAGAAGGAATTGAAGAAGAATTGACTGTAGTGGATCATGAAGATATGGATGGTTCTCTTCGTTAA
- a CDS encoding CTP synthase gives MAKYIFVTGGVVSSIGKGIVAASLGRLLKNRGLKVTVQKFDPYINVDPGTMSPYQHGEVFVTEDGAETDLDLGHYERFIDINLNKFSNVTTGKIYQEVLRKERKGEYLGATVQVIPHITDMIKEKIKRAASLTDADIIITEVGGTVGDIESLPFLEALRQMKKDMGKDNVMYIHTTLIPYLRAAGEMKTKPTQHSVKELRSLGIQPDMLVVRTEQPITQSMRDKLAQFCDVEPEAVIESLDVDTLYTIPLNLQKQNMDEIVCEHLKLDTPPADMTEWKELENKVLNLKHKVRIALVGKYVELPDAYISVVEALKHAGYVHDTDIDIDWINSEEVTAENVDELLKDVDGIVVPGGYGSRGLDGKAEAIRYARENDVPFLGMCLGMQMAVIEFGRNVCGLEDVHSAETHPDAKNKVIDLMSDQQDVEEMGNTQRLGAYPCKLKKGTVAWEAYDHADVVQERHRHRYEFNNKYRDLYEQNGMVISGTSPDNRLVEIVEIPTNRFFVAAQFHPELISRPNRPQALFKAFIEACVEKENKQ, from the coding sequence ATGGCAAAATATATTTTTGTAACTGGAGGAGTCGTATCATCAATCGGGAAAGGAATTGTAGCCGCAAGTTTAGGACGTTTATTAAAAAATCGCGGATTGAAAGTAACGGTTCAAAAATTTGATCCTTACATCAACGTAGACCCAGGAACAATGAGTCCTTATCAACACGGTGAAGTTTTCGTAACAGAAGATGGAGCAGAAACAGACTTAGACTTAGGTCACTATGAACGTTTTATCGATATTAACTTAAATAAATTCTCTAACGTAACAACAGGGAAAATTTATCAAGAAGTATTACGTAAAGAACGTAAAGGTGAATATTTAGGAGCTACTGTACAAGTAATTCCTCATATCACAGATATGATTAAAGAGAAAATCAAACGTGCCGCAAGCTTAACAGATGCAGATATCATTATTACTGAAGTAGGTGGTACAGTTGGAGATATCGAATCTTTACCATTCTTAGAAGCATTACGTCAAATGAAAAAAGATATGGGTAAAGATAATGTAATGTACATTCATACAACTTTAATTCCATATTTACGCGCTGCAGGAGAAATGAAAACAAAACCTACACAACATAGCGTAAAAGAATTACGTAGTTTAGGGATCCAACCAGATATGTTAGTGGTTCGTACAGAACAACCAATTACACAATCTATGCGTGATAAATTAGCACAATTTTGTGACGTAGAACCAGAAGCAGTTATTGAATCTTTAGATGTGGATACATTGTATACGATTCCACTAAACTTACAAAAACAAAACATGGATGAAATTGTTTGTGAACACTTAAAACTAGACACACCACCTGCAGATATGACAGAATGGAAAGAGCTAGAAAATAAAGTGTTGAATTTAAAACACAAAGTACGCATTGCTTTAGTCGGTAAATATGTAGAATTACCAGATGCTTATATTTCAGTAGTAGAAGCATTGAAACATGCCGGATATGTTCATGATACAGATATCGATATTGATTGGATTAACTCTGAAGAAGTGACTGCAGAAAACGTCGATGAATTATTAAAAGATGTCGATGGAATTGTTGTTCCTGGAGGATATGGTAGTCGTGGTTTAGATGGAAAAGCAGAAGCAATTCGTTATGCTCGTGAAAACGATGTGCCATTCTTAGGTATGTGTTTAGGAATGCAAATGGCAGTTATCGAATTTGGTCGCAATGTTTGTGGACTAGAAGATGTTCATTCTGCAGAAACTCATCCAGATGCTAAAAATAAAGTTATTGATTTAATGAGTGACCAACAGGATGTAGAAGAAATGGGAAATACACAACGTTTAGGTGCATACCCATGTAAATTGAAAAAAGGTACTGTTGCTTGGGAAGCTTATGACCATGCGGATGTAGTACAAGAACGTCACCGTCACCGCTATGAATTTAACAATAAATATCGTGATTTATACGAACAAAATGGTATGGTAATTTCTGGTACTTCTCCAGATAATCGCTTAGTGGAAATTGTTGAAATTCCAACAAACCGTTTCTTTGTGGCAGCGCAATTCCACCCAGAATTAATTTCTAGACCAAATCGTCCACAAGCTTTATTCAAAGCATTTATTGAAGCTTGTGTCGAAAAAGAAAATAAACAATAA
- a CDS encoding deoxynucleoside kinase yields MIVLAGMIGVGKSSYTEMIARHLGTEAFYEEVDNNPILDKFYEDPKRWAFSLQIYFLNKRFRSIKQALHDANNVLDRSIYEDALFTRVNNMQGNISDVDLNIYNDLLENMMQEIDSLPKKAPDLLIYLEADFDTILAHIKKRGRSFEQVDDDPELLEYYKLLYSQYGQWFEDYHYSPKIKISVDEYDIIENPENEEKVMKIIEKALEDARK; encoded by the coding sequence ATGATCGTATTAGCTGGAATGATTGGAGTAGGAAAGAGCTCCTATACTGAAATGATTGCTCGCCATTTGGGCACAGAAGCTTTCTATGAGGAAGTAGATAACAATCCAATTTTAGATAAATTTTATGAAGATCCAAAACGTTGGGCTTTCAGTTTACAAATTTATTTCTTAAACAAACGTTTCCGTTCTATCAAACAAGCACTTCATGATGCAAATAATGTATTAGACCGTTCAATTTATGAAGATGCTTTATTTACACGCGTTAATAATATGCAAGGAAATATCAGTGATGTAGATTTAAACATTTACAATGACTTATTAGAAAATATGATGCAAGAAATTGATAGCTTACCTAAAAAGGCACCAGATCTTTTAATTTACTTAGAAGCAGATTTTGATACAATTTTAGCTCATATTAAAAAACGTGGACGTAGTTTCGAACAAGTGGATGATGATCCAGAATTGTTAGAATACTACAAATTACTATATAGTCAATATGGTCAATGGTTTGAAGATTACCATTACTCTCCAAAAATTAAAATTTCTGTGGATGAATATGATATTATTGAAAATCCAGAAAATGAAGAAAAAGTTATGAAAATCATTGAAAAAGCATTGGAAGATGCTCGTAAATAA
- a CDS encoding class II fructose-bisphosphate aldolase, which translates to MPLVSAKEMLEKARAGHYAIGAFNTNNLEWTKAILTAAEEMKSPVIIQTSMGAAKYIGGYKMAYDLVNDLMESMNITVPVALHLDHGEYEDALECIAVGYTSVMFDGSHLPFEENVEKAKKVIAEAHAKGISVECEVGSIGGEEDGVVGAGELADPEECAAMAELGVDFLAAGIGNIHGVYPENWAGLNFERLQEISEKINGLPMVLHGGSGIPKEQIEKAIELGVSKINVNTECQLVFEEATRKYIESGASQEGKGFDPRKLLAPGTQAIIDLVKDRMTWFGSAGKA; encoded by the coding sequence ATGCCATTAGTTTCAGCTAAAGAAATGTTAGAAAAAGCACGTGCTGGTCATTATGCAATCGGTGCGTTCAACACAAATAACTTAGAATGGACAAAAGCAATCTTAACAGCAGCAGAAGAAATGAAATCTCCTGTAATCATCCAAACATCTATGGGTGCTGCTAAATACATCGGTGGCTACAAAATGGCTTACGATTTAGTAAACGATTTAATGGAATCAATGAATATCACTGTTCCTGTAGCTTTACACTTAGACCACGGTGAATACGAAGACGCATTAGAATGTATCGCTGTAGGTTACACTTCAGTTATGTTCGATGGTTCTCATTTACCATTCGAAGAAAACGTTGAAAAAGCGAAAAAAGTTATCGCTGAAGCACACGCTAAAGGAATCTCTGTTGAATGTGAAGTTGGTTCAATCGGTGGAGAAGAAGACGGCGTAGTTGGTGCTGGTGAATTAGCAGATCCAGAAGAATGTGCAGCAATGGCTGAATTAGGAGTTGACTTCTTAGCAGCTGGTATTGGTAACATTCACGGTGTTTACCCAGAAAACTGGGCTGGATTAAACTTCGAACGTTTACAAGAAATCTCAGAAAAAATTAACGGATTACCAATGGTATTACACGGTGGTTCAGGAATTCCTAAAGAACAAATTGAAAAAGCAATTGAATTAGGTGTTTCAAAAATCAACGTTAACACTGAATGCCAATTAGTATTCGAAGAAGCTACTCGTAAATATATTGAATCAGGCGCTAGCCAAGAAGGTAAAGGATTTGACCCTCGTAAATTATTAGCACCAGGTACACAAGCAATCATCGACTTAGTTAAAGATCGTATGACTTGGTTTGGTTCAGCTGGTAAAGCGTAA
- the rho gene encoding transcription termination factor Rho: protein MANEYLTMAELEKHTLKQLYEYARQFSIKGYSKMNKKELALAVLRAQAEEQGFFVMEGVLDLQGDYGFLRPINYSPSQEDIYISSSQIRRFGLRNGDLVTGKARPPKENERYYGLMHVDYVNGKEPEEAKQRPHFPALTPIYPNQRIQLETDTNPLSTRMIDLFSPVGFGQRGLIVAPPKAGKTEIIKAVANGIAVNHPDSHLIVLLIDERPEEVTEIERSVKGEVVSSTFDQQPSNHVRIADLVLDRAMRLVEDKQDVIILMDSITRLARANNLVIPTSGRTLSGGIDPTSFYRPKKFFGAARNIEEGGSLTILATALIDTGSRMDDVIYEEFKGTGNMELHLSRELAERRIFPAIDIKRSGTRRDDLLLTPQDQEVSWYFRQQMTKDGLEVSRKLHELMKKTKNNQQFVEFVEEKIQK, encoded by the coding sequence ATGGCAAATGAATATTTAACAATGGCTGAATTAGAGAAACATACGTTAAAACAACTCTATGAATATGCACGTCAATTCTCTATTAAAGGCTATAGTAAAATGAATAAAAAAGAATTGGCATTAGCAGTATTGCGTGCACAAGCAGAAGAACAAGGATTTTTTGTCATGGAAGGGGTTCTTGATTTACAAGGGGATTATGGATTTTTACGTCCCATTAACTATTCACCGAGTCAAGAAGATATTTATATTTCTTCCTCACAAATTCGCCGTTTTGGTTTAAGAAATGGAGATTTAGTGACAGGAAAAGCTCGTCCACCAAAAGAAAATGAGCGTTATTATGGATTGATGCATGTAGACTATGTAAATGGAAAAGAACCAGAGGAAGCAAAACAACGTCCTCACTTTCCAGCGTTAACTCCAATTTATCCGAATCAAAGAATTCAATTAGAAACGGATACGAATCCTTTATCCACTCGTATGATTGATTTATTTTCTCCTGTTGGTTTTGGGCAACGTGGTTTGATTGTAGCTCCACCAAAAGCAGGGAAAACGGAGATTATTAAAGCTGTAGCCAATGGGATTGCGGTGAACCATCCAGACAGTCATTTAATTGTCCTTTTAATTGATGAACGTCCAGAAGAAGTAACAGAGATTGAACGTAGTGTTAAAGGGGAAGTAGTTTCTTCTACTTTTGACCAACAACCAAGCAATCATGTCAGAATTGCCGATTTAGTATTAGATCGTGCGATGCGTTTAGTCGAAGATAAACAAGATGTAATCATTTTAATGGATAGTATTACACGTTTAGCTCGAGCAAATAACTTAGTTATTCCAACGAGTGGTCGTACCTTATCTGGAGGAATTGATCCAACTTCGTTTTATCGTCCAAAAAAATTCTTTGGGGCAGCTAGAAATATTGAAGAAGGAGGTAGTTTAACGATTTTAGCTACCGCCTTAATTGATACAGGGAGTCGGATGGATGATGTGATTTATGAAGAGTTTAAAGGAACAGGAAACATGGAATTACATCTTTCTCGTGAACTAGCAGAACGACGCATTTTCCCAGCGATTGATATTAAACGCAGTGGAACTAGACGTGATGATTTGTTATTGACACCACAAGATCAAGAAGTGAGTTGGTACTTCCGTCAACAGATGACCAAAGATGGGCTAGAAGTGAGTCGTAAGTTACATGAATTAATGAAGAAAACAAAGAATAATCAACAATTTGTTGAATTTGTTGAAGAAAAAATTCAAAAATAA
- a CDS encoding lactonase family protein, giving the protein MEQILLCNTDKQYLGGVYRILLDPKKGTLSHYKRILLEKEPNDICFDLNNHLFIACRTDQGGGIVSYDNNMSNYQQIDRTFEEPSAPFRLAIQKEWGVLISAHRDGSLYSYTIEQSGNLIREQQVEVEEDIIDCVLTNDNVLMVSLKKEPAFVCYQVSHNGHLKWIGKTTFPFVEAFSHLTFHSKNQYFYALNQEMHHLHVFQYEVGGTITHVHSYRTVPQHQKGIATDMVLWKDRCLFISNRETNTISVFKLENEGHDVTYLNSIACEGIAPITMRLNRQQNYLFVMNAFTNNLSLFKIHSCGHIELCSYDTKVPGIRAMISSEV; this is encoded by the coding sequence ATGGAACAGATCTTACTATGTAATACTGATAAGCAATATTTAGGCGGCGTTTATCGTATCCTTTTAGATCCAAAAAAAGGGACTCTTTCCCATTACAAAAGAATTCTTCTAGAAAAAGAACCAAATGATATTTGTTTTGATTTAAATAACCATTTATTTATCGCTTGTCGTACCGACCAGGGAGGCGGTATTGTCTCTTATGATAATAATATGAGTAATTATCAACAAATTGACCGCACTTTTGAAGAACCTTCTGCTCCCTTCCGTTTAGCCATTCAAAAAGAATGGGGAGTCTTAATTAGTGCTCATCGTGATGGTAGTTTATATAGCTACACTATTGAGCAAAGCGGAAACTTAATTCGCGAACAACAAGTAGAAGTAGAAGAAGATATTATTGATTGTGTATTAACAAACGATAATGTTTTAATGGTTAGCTTGAAAAAAGAACCAGCTTTTGTTTGCTATCAAGTTTCTCATAATGGGCACTTAAAATGGATCGGCAAAACAACCTTCCCATTTGTTGAAGCCTTCAGTCATCTTACTTTCCATAGTAAAAATCAATACTTCTATGCTTTAAATCAAGAAATGCATCATTTACATGTTTTCCAATATGAAGTAGGTGGAACCATCACTCATGTTCATTCTTACCGCACGGTTCCACAACACCAAAAAGGAATAGCAACCGATATGGTACTTTGGAAAGATCGTTGCTTATTCATTAGTAATCGAGAAACCAATACAATTTCTGTTTTCAAATTGGAAAATGAAGGTCATGATGTAACTTACTTAAACTCTATTGCTTGTGAAGGTATTGCTCCAATTACGATGCGTTTAAATCGTCAACAAAATTATTTATTTGTAATGAATGCCTTTACTAATAATTTATCTTTATTCAAGATTCATTCTTGTGGACATATTGAACTATGTTCTTATGATACAAAAGTTCCTGGCATCCGAGCAATGATCTCTTCAGAAGTATAA
- a CDS encoding AI-2E family transporter, translating to MKEKQSSHSWFWKLVANNKLVSVLVIILLMLFIINMAKQVSWFFQPVFQFIAIIGAPILVSGVLYYLLSPIVDFLEKRVRVPRTISIISLFLIIVLLLIWGGIHLVPEVQNQFMTLSKNIPHYWKEITDEFQSLMKSSDLSQIKAQLDSINKDIYVQLGHMGKKLFSNGFSGLSNMVSVVASIVVTIVTVPFILFYLLRDGKRLEPFVLKFLPQKIQASVHQVLHDINEKVSSYIRGQIIVAISVAIIYMIGFSLIGLDYAIALGTLAGIFNIIPYLGSWLTMIPVVIIALVTGGPMMLVKVICVHLVEQLIEGHVLDPIVIGSQMDIHPLTIIFVLLTAGKLFGILGVVLGIPGYATIKVIVVHIYNWYRANSALFAEDEAPTESS from the coding sequence ATGAAAGAAAAACAGTCTTCTCATTCATGGTTTTGGAAATTGGTTGCCAATAATAAACTGGTTTCTGTTTTAGTCATTATTTTATTAATGCTTTTCATCATTAATATGGCAAAACAAGTTTCTTGGTTTTTCCAACCTGTTTTCCAATTCATTGCGATTATTGGAGCACCTATTTTAGTTTCTGGGGTTCTTTATTATTTATTGAGTCCAATTGTGGACTTTTTAGAAAAAAGAGTGCGTGTTCCACGTACCATTTCCATCATTTCTTTATTTTTAATTATTGTCTTACTATTGATTTGGGGAGGAATTCATTTAGTTCCTGAAGTCCAAAATCAATTTATGACCTTAAGTAAAAATATCCCGCATTATTGGAAAGAAATTACCGATGAGTTTCAATCTTTGATGAAATCAAGTGATTTATCTCAAATCAAAGCGCAGTTAGATTCGATCAACAAAGATATTTATGTACAGTTAGGACATATGGGCAAAAAGCTATTTTCTAATGGCTTTTCTGGATTGTCAAATATGGTCAGTGTTGTAGCTAGTATTGTAGTAACGATTGTGACTGTACCTTTCATTTTGTTCTATCTATTACGTGATGGAAAACGACTAGAACCTTTTGTTTTGAAATTTTTACCACAAAAAATTCAAGCTTCTGTCCATCAAGTATTACATGATATTAATGAAAAGGTATCTTCTTATATTCGTGGACAAATTATCGTGGCGATTTCAGTAGCGATTATTTATATGATTGGTTTTAGCTTAATTGGTTTAGATTATGCGATTGCTTTAGGTACTTTAGCTGGAATCTTTAATATTATTCCCTATCTAGGTTCTTGGTTAACGATGATTCCGGTTGTTATTATCGCTCTTGTCACAGGTGGACCAATGATGTTAGTGAAAGTCATCTGTGTTCATTTAGTAGAACAATTGATTGAAGGACACGTATTAGATCCAATCGTTATTGGTTCACAAATGGATATTCATCCATTAACCATCATTTTTGTATTATTAACGGCAGGAAAACTATTTGGTATTTTAGGAGTCGTATTAGGAATTCCAGGTTATGCGACGATTAAAGTTATTGTCGTTCATATTTATAATTGGTATCGAGCAAATTCTGCTCTCTTTGCAGAAGATGAAGCCCCCACAGAGAGTTCTTAA